The DNA segment tgcattaattatGTGTAATGAAGATGAACAGAAaagttacatacatacatagagacaacaaaataagaaagtaattgaaatacatacatacttacatacatatagaggCAAGAGAAACGGATAGAAAGAGAGGAGAGAACGAAAAGTTGCAAGGTTTTAGTTTACGGTAAActtaaagaaattttttataatgtatttatacatacctaaatttaaatttttaattaattttttaatgtaatacgAACACAGTGCCTAAGtaatatcaaaaacaaaacaaaaaagaacaagaaaaaaaaaaaacaaaatacaaaacgagtaataagcaacaacaatgcaagtaagtgaacacaaaaataactgTCAAGGACATTGTTACTaaaaacatacacataaaaataatgattgattgattgatacaTAAATGGAacgaaacaaagcaaaacattcaCAATGCGACAACAAAATTTAGCAACAAATTCAAGCAACTAACTAAGCACATACGATACGATACattaacgataacgataacgataacagcccgatttgcataattgtatAAATGTAACTGACATAATTACACTCCTCCCCCCCCCAAGAAACAAGAGATGCTAACTAagctaaatataaaacaaaaactaaataaaaataccatactaataaatataacaacgTACCCCCTACATACGTCTCTCGatcatacaaattattatataaatatatacatacatatgtgtagaAATTTGACGATCTTTAATTGAGTGCATAAGttaattgatttgttgtcCAAATTCGACATATATAGACGATATATATAGAGAACTCTAGGCATTTCACATATGTAGTCTAAATGACATCAATTGCAAgttgaatatttgatttattattattattatatgaacAACAATTGGTTCACATATTGCATTGGCaccacaataacaataacaacaaaaacaaccacaaaaaagagaagcaaagcaaagccaatTGAAAGATGCAGAAGAGAAATCAAGTATAtcgataatttaatttctataaattcaagttcaaatttcaattgtttattcgtttacaaaataaaaaacaattactaaaaatacacgaaatgaataacaaaaaaatttctaattatgtttaaaaattaatgtagtttgtaaaaaaaagttttaagcaaaaagaaaaccaaaaaaaaaaatactttgaatatatatacataaattgcaAGTAAATAGAATAAATGTCACTCACTCTTTTTATTTAACCTGCATTGATAATTCATTCAGTGGCACCcgatatttggaaattgtttTCCTTGCGGTTCTTCACTTTTTGGGGAATTCTCTTTAACTCTTTTTTCGAACCTGTTCTTAACAAAACTTAATATTCTAAAGGAACGATATCCGAATTCGTGTTTAACAAACTTATTCTACTCTTGGATATAACTTTCAAAATTTAGTTGTGTTTAAATatgtttcaaattatttttcttccACTCTTGAGTGCTACGATGTATTTTGCGGCCAATGTCGTAAAACCTGTCGACTTCGGTGGATGGATTCTGCTGGGCATCCATTTAACAGCTTGCTCCTTGGCTACGGGCTTAGTGTACTACTATATGACTGTATAGTACAATTATTCAGTAAATTGTAAGTTGTCTGCTCAAGTCTCGAGCCTTTGACTTAATTCCTTATACTCCCATTTTAGCGCTGGTGGTTCAATGAAAGGAAAAGCGCTGGAGTGaatgtatttgaaaaagatgtatatgtttattttgaaaatcgtaaataaattaatgaacatttgaaagttaaaaaataaacataatatgTGATGTTGTGATGTGAGTGGCGCTCAAGTCCCCAATTGCAGTTATCAAGATGAAACGGACTTGGTGGTTGGCTATGCGAGTTACTAGTATAACTACATATCTATGATGAACCTTATAACATGATGATGACTATTTGGCTAGGCGCCGTCTTGTGGTTGGTGTGGTGGGTGTGCCAGCTGGCGGTTTTGGTATCTGCAAATAGAACCGATAAAGCTTTATATGTATACCAGCGTTAATTTAGACCTCTCGGGCTTACCGAACGTATGGGCTTCGGTGTGAGTGAATTGGCTGGCGGTGGTTCACGTGGTTGTGGTCCATCAGGATGTCCTACGACAGTCACGGCGACCGGTCTTTGCTCCGAGCCGACGCGTTCGATGCTCTCGCTGCGTGAATTGGAGCCGGAACGCTTGAACATGCCGGACAAACGATTACGCAAATCCTTCTTGCTCGACCTCATGTCGCTAGCTACGCTAAGGTCTGAATCAGATCCTTGAATCTACGGATAGAAGGAAGGAGCTTAATTAATTGACTGATTTGTTTATGGACTGCTGTTGGCTTACCGATATTTCACTCTCGGAATTGCGACTGCTTTTCGTCAGACTGCGTAGTTTGCCCATGAggctctttttctttttgcgcgGTCCCCGTGGCAAATCACTTTGTGTGGAACCGCCTGACAATCGAGAATCGAGTCGTGAGTCTAGACTGGAGTCCCTCACCAGGCCACCAAGTTCAGAGTCAATGGACTGCATAGATGAGACGCTGCCATCATCCTGGCGCCAAATATTCTgcaaaatcaatcaaattagGAATATCCCATTCTTGGTTCTTAGCTTTGGTGCTTACCTGATCCCGTTGAATGGAGTGATCGAGGGAGAGACTCTTGCGTATCAAACTGCCATTGGAAGAGTTGCGTGAGATGCGTCCACCACGCTGAGATCCCGCCGCACTTGCCACAGAGCTGGTGCTGCCATGGTGATCGTTTTCTTGCGATGCGGCGCGACGCAAATTCCCGCGTCGCATGCGGCTACGTTCCTGTTCGTCCTCGGTGAGGCGCTGGAACTTACGCAACTCCTCTGAGGCTTCGGCCAATCGGGCCAGCACACTGGTGATCTGGGAGCTGCTCAACGTTGGCGAGGGACTGCGACTACGTCGCACATTTGCCTGCTCGGGACGCAGCGTATGCTGATCCCCGTAGGACGACGATGCATTGCGTGCTCCGGAGGCGCCGCCAACGATTTTCAGATCAGGTGCAATCTTTACCAGCTCGTCGACGGTCTGCAGAAGTGCGCCTACTTTACGCTCGCCGCCATCCTGCTCCATACGACGCTTGATCAACTCCTTTTCATAGCGTTCGCGCTGTCAGCAAAGGCAagagaatttaattcaatacgATAAAGGGATCTCGGATGTTGTTACTCACCTCGCGTCGCAGCTTCTCGTTGGAGGTGCGCAGCTTGGCATGCACATCTCGCAATTCCAGAAGATCGCACTGTAGCTCTGCAATCTTCTTACGTCCTTCCTCCATTTCCTCCTCCGTGGAGCGTTTGGTCTGATCCAGTTTACGCTTGGACTCAAGTCGTTCCTTGTCGCGTTCGCGCTCCACTTCGAAGAGCGTTTGGCGCAGATCGCGTGCCAGCGTGGACGTTTCCTGCAGCAGACGTTGCTGATCTTCGCGTTCCTTTTGCCAGGACAGTTCCAGTTTCGTCTTCATGCCGGGCAGCTTGGTGCTGCCAGAACCAATGACACGCTCCTCCTCGAACTCGTTGAGCTTGGATTGCATCTCGGAGATTTTAATTTCGTTAGCGCTGCGCTCGGACACAAGCTCCGTCTTCACCTTGCTGGACTCCAGTCGCGACTCGACTAACTGATCCTCCAGGTGACCAATCTGCATTGATAAAAGCTGGGTAAGTCTCTAAACACTTTAGTGGGTGAAGCTGCCTCATTTACCTGTTGCTCCAGATAAGCAATCTTGCttttgtcatcgtcatcgctgCTGTGCATTGAACTGCGACTCTGGCGTCCTGTATTATTAGCTTTTAGATCACCGATCTTCTTCTGCGCCACCTCAAGCATCTGCTTGAAGGCATCTCGATCTTTTTTGAAGCGTTCACATTGACGCTGGAAAGCAGTTATAACTTTAGTAAGTTTCTTAGGGTTAATTCGTAAATTGAACTCACCTGCATAGAAGTCAGCTCCCCACTCAAGTTCTTCACTTGCTGCTCATAGCGTAGTCGGGTCGAAGCCACCTCAGACTTGAGCTGCAGCTCGGATGCTTGTAATCTGCAAGAAAAAAGGTCCATCAACTTCTTTCTGCATTCCCTATGCATTCTCTACTCACTGCGTCTTCAGTTCCTTGATCTCGGCCTCTCGCCTAGCGCCGTGTCCATTGAGCGAGGATTGCGCCTGCTCGATGCGATTAAAGTCGCTCAGTTTGCTGTTCAGATCATCGTTATCCTTGCGCAGCTGAAATACTAGATCAATATTCATCTCGTTCTCCCGACGCAAACGCTCATACTCGTGCTCCTTCTCGGCGAGCTTGTTCTTGAGCATGGAACGTTCATGTtcgctgctattgttgttgcccgcCTTCAAGGCTTTGAGCTCAAGTTCATGGATCTTTTTCTGCGACTCGTTCAGCTTGCGAGCCATGTCGGTGCGCTCAATGCGTATGGTGTCCATCTCGGACAATTTGTACATTGCCGAGTTTAGTTCTGACTGCAGGCTCTGCTTCTCTGTGGTTAACTGGGCCCGCATTAGAATTGTTTCCTCTGACAGTTTCTCCCAGTGATTATTTAGATCCTCGTAGCGTTTCTGCTCACCACTCAACGTTGTCTGCGTCTCTTCTAGCTGCTTTTTGAGCTCCTGCACCTGTTTGCTGTCCGATTTGCTGGACTTGGCCTTCAGTTCCTTGATGTCCTTCTCCAGGGATGTCTTTGTTTTCTCTGCTGCCTTCTTGGCACTTAGCAGTTCACTGTCTAGCTGTGTGATCTTCGATTCAAGCTTCTCTCGTTCCTTGGCCTGCTTCTCAGAGTCCTTCTCCAGGCTGGATACCTTCTCCTTCTCACGCTTGTGCTGCGATTCTAGGGAGGATTTGCTAGTCTCACTCTGCTTCAGTTGTGCTTCCTGCTTCTTTAGTTTTTCCTCATGATCCTTGAGCCTGGCCATAAGTTTCTTAACCTCATCGTCGCTACCCTTAAGCTTCTGTTCCAGTTCCTTGGTCTTGCTACTGCTGCCATTAAGCTGCTTCAAGCGTTGCACGTCTCCCTCGGCCAACGCCAGTTTCTGCTTGCACTTTTGCAGCTCCTCCTCCAGCGATTCCTTGTTCGTCTGCAGGGTTTTTAGCTGATTGGCGCCACAACTACCGACCAGCACACGCATCTCACTGATCTCATCCTCAAGCTCTTCTACCCACTTCTTTAGATGACTCTTTGGCGTCAGATCGTTAACTCGCTTTGGCGTTCGCGTAGGCAATTTGCCATCTGCCTCCAGCTGCATGCGCTTGACCCGCGCCGTCAGTTCGTCGCGTTCCCTTTGCGCCAGTGCCAGAGCATCCTTGAGCTTGGGCAGCTCCGCTTCGACATTCTTCTCCACCGAACTGGACTTACGGAGCGTCTGCATCTGTAGACGCTTGTTCTCCTTGGTCAGCTTGTCGTTCTCGGTCTCCAGCGATGTTAGTTTGCTTAACTGAGCACGCATCGTTTCCGCACTTTGCTCCTTTTCCTGCAGGTTTTTGCGGAGCACAGCCAACTCCTCATTCAAGCTCTTGAGCTTCTTCTCCGCCGCACTTGAGGAGGAACCACCAAGGCTGAGTAGCGATCCTTTGCTGCCATTGTCCTGTCGCAGCTTCGACTGCAATTCACGCACATACTTCTTTGACTCCGCATTCTCCTTCTCAAGATCCTCGACTTTTAGGCGCAATATCGAAGCCTCCTGTTCGTTGAGCTCGAGCAGAATGCGCAGCTCGGCAGGATCGTCCTCATCTGAGATTCCCTCATCGCGATCGGCGTGCACCTCGGGTGCCAAACGATGTGCATGGGGCGCAGGACTTAAGCGGCGAGCTACAGTTGAAAAAGAGAAatgtgttatttatatttttatagtaggTTTTAATTAATAGCATGCTGATGCTGGTTAGATACTTTTCTTGGTTAGTCGCAATTAAAAGTCGCGGGTTAGTCACAGTTTATGAGCAGCCgtaaaaaaatggcaaagatTATCGGCTGATTAAGCGCATGAGAATTTTATGTTAGTTTAACATATTAAATCGATTTAAATGGACAGAGGATTACAAAGTAAGTCTCAGTTTCCCATTTAAAGAATACTTTTTATTAGATTAGTAAATCTTGCAAAAAATGCTGTGTCAGTATGGAATATAGAATCTTTCTAAAGTGATtgagtaaaaacaaaattttggaTCGTACTTCTTGAGCGCGTTGCCATTTTTTTCAACTGCATCATCAAAGACTCATTTTCATCCTCGAAACGAGTCACCTTTTTCCTCATAAGTTCAGCCTGAAATGTAAAATACGCATTTGATTTTCATGTTGATTATTGATTATCGATTGATTGAATGATTATTTGGTAATTCCATTTTAAAGAGTTCGTATTCGAGGATAAAAAGTTTGCCCTGGCATGTGCTAAACCAATCTCTAAAGCCGACACCGATGATCGCTAGCTACTTGGGATTAGCTTTCAATgaacacaataataaatatatgtatttacacaGAGACGagaattttttaagtaatattaAACAGAGTGAAACAACAACCAACGAATTGAACTAAGCTATACAATTAGAAACAGTTCACAGCCAGCAAGGATCACAACAGCAGAGAGATCTTGtagaacagcaacaattaaTGATCCTATCGTGTCTTAATTTCTATAGATTCCTAACGTCGTTTCATCGCTTAGTTCTTTTAGAAGCAGTCCTAGAACATCCTATAGCAACAAACTCGGTCCCTTTATTCGCCTACCCCAATAAATGTCTAATCCAGATTGCAATCATTCCTAATGCAGGATAACATCATAATATTGATAGGTCCTCTTACGAACAGTTCTAAAAGACCCCAAAATAGAAAATCCGCTTGCTAAGTTGTATTGCAATTTGCAAGCATTAGGAACCATCCCAAAAGACCCTGCAACCATTCCTAAAGCAGGATCACATCACGTAAATATGTTAGGAACGGCCGTATCTTTATCCAATCTCCTTTTTGAGCCTTGCTGGCGTGAAAGTCGTTTGTGGTACTTTAGATACCTGCACTAGCCCCAGCGAGCAAAACGTGAGAAATAGCACTGGGAAAGAGCAAAGAGTTGGCATGTTGAGCAGCTCTGGTTGAAGTCGTAGGTGTAAAAAGCGACATAAATGGTGAAGATTCGCGTTCAACGGAAACACGTCGAGTGTTGAGTTCTAAATGGGTTTGTGTCGCAATTTCGCTGCAGTCAACCGCAAGAGTTTGTGTGCCTAATTCTATTGTTGCAGGCAAGATCGGTGTATTGGAAGAGGCATCAGCTTGGGCGATGACCACCGTCTGCGTGGCACGTGGAAACGCCATAGGAATGGCAAGCATGTCACCTGTTTGAGTACCGCGATTGAGCTGAGAACGCTGTCGAGAAGCTTTAGACCTGAGCCGTTTAAGCTTCAAGTTTCAGTGATTAATCAGTATTCGAGACGGGTTTGCTTAAAAGCGTCGATGTCTTACCTCTTCTTCGGCAAATTTTAGTTGGTCCTTGAGGTCAGTCTCACGTTCAATGGAGTCCTGTAGCTCGCGCTGTAAGTGCTGTGGATCTTCCTGGGATCCACCACGAGTTAGGGACTCTCGCGTTATTTTGGCATCCGCAGACGTTGACTTGCCGAGGACTCCCAACATAGGTGCCTTCTTCTTGCCGGGATTACGAAGCTCCTCAGCTTCCGTCTGCATATgagaataatttttgttatgctGTTGCGATTAGTATCACTATACTAGACTCACCTGTAACTTACGTGTGAGCTCGCTAGAGAATCGTAACTCCTCCTCGAgctttttcacttttgccGTCAACTCGGCATTGAAGGTGCTTTGTCTTTCCTGCTCAAGTGTCTCGATCTTCCGTTCACTCTTCTTCAGCTTAAAACTAAGGATGCGACAGTTTTTGGTCGCCTTCTCTAGATCCTTTTGCAAATTGGTTTTGGCTTTGACCTCCTCGTCGCGGAACGTATCTTGGACCTCATCCATTTCCgcttgcaaattaattatctCTTTTTTAGCCGATTGATTCTCCTCCATGAGCTCCTCACAAATCTGCTCAGCCGCCTGCAGCTTGCGCTTCAACTCCGACTGACTTTCCTTGTGCTCGAGCTCCTTCATGCGCTGGTTTAGCTTGCGCTTATCCTCCGACACACGATCAAGCTGCTCCTTCATGTCGTTCAACTTCTGTTGCAGTATCAATGCTTCCGAAGCTGCAGTTCGATTAGAAGCTGTATCCATTGAGGCCAATCTTCGAAGTAGTATGTCGCTCTTTTCGCGCTCCGCTCGCTCGGCACGGGTCTTCATCGCCTCCAGTTCGATGCGTAGCGTAGCCATTTGATCCTTGAgcgttgcagctgcagtggcTCCTATGCTCGGAGACGTTGCAGCCGGTAGGGTTTGTCTTTTAAGCtccttgctgctgttgatgctgctactgctgctgttgtggttgctgttgctgttattgatTTCGGTCTCCTTTCGTCGTGTGCTGCTcgaactggagctggaggaAGAGGCTGTGACTTTGGTTTCACTGAGCGTTGGCAAAGGGTTTGAGACAGCAGGCTTGGGCGTGACGGAGGCAGCAGCGGTTGAGCTGGTAGTACTGACTGAAGAGGCTGCGGTTGTGCTCGCAACCTTCTTCGGCGGTAACGAGGCACGTTTGAGTTCCGTCTGCTGGTTGAGTGAAGTGCCAGACTTACTGCGCTCCGGTCGAtctggcggtggcggtggttcGGTATCCCTGGGAAGTGATAggattaaattgaattagatAGGCTTTCCTCGAGTGCCAGATGTCAACTTACTCATCGCGACGTGGCACAGAGCGTTCCCGGCTGTTTTCCCTGGAGTTAAGACTGCGCTGCTTCTTCAGAAGATTCATTTTACGCACACGCTCGGCAAGACTGTCGGTCGATAGGATGACTAGCTCATCTGGAATACTTGAAGTTTTACTAGGGGAGGAAGTGACACGGCCTTGCGTTAGCGTTTGCTCCACCtaataaaacacaatataTTGAAACGGATTAGGGCACAGATTTTAAAGAGATTTTAGATTAGGAAGCTTACCTCGTTGATGTCCAAAGCGGTGGTGTGACGACGCGGCGGCACCGGCAGCTTCAAGGTGACAGCCACATTGTGATCGTCCACGGGTCGTGACCCCAATGCCACAGAGCTTGGACGCTTTGCCACCAACGATGATGACGAAGCGGAATTCTCGACAGCCTCATCGATATCGGGTGTGGAAGCCCACGACTGCGGACGTTTCTTGAGCTCTACATTGAAGTGGACAACTGAGTTGAGTAAAAAGCAGCATCAAAAGTGCCAAGAGTGCAAATACAAGCAGTTGCAGTCACAGTGACAATCACGGACGGTTCACACAGTCACAGTTACAGTTCACACAGTTTATGTTGGTTTTGGTTGGGGTCCACAATGACCACAATTGAAGTTAGCCAATCAAAAAAGAGAGCGCAGCGCATAATACGATGGTAGTAGTTAACATTTAACGTTATGCAGATTAGTGTTGAGTgtgagatagagagacagtGTACGAaagagacagatagacagagagtTATGTAGATGATACGAGCACACGTTACAGTAAATTTGTGCAAGAGTTCAAGATTTTAGTTCAGTTCATGAACGTTACAGTGATCAAAATAACAACCAGGACCCGTCTTAACAGCTCGCTGTTAAAGCCCGACTTAACACGCCAACTGCTTTATGAATTGAAGCAAGCAGTGCAGTCGGAAAGCAGTGTTTTCTAAAGGAGCGTGTTGCcaactacttttttttaatggtgcaacgtaattttaaatttgaatttatgaaatacttgAACAGCTGTTTGAGAAAATGGGTCAAAGTTTTACAAAGttaatgcaataataataataaaaataattaatataaatacgaTAGATGTATCGttcttattataataataattattatccTAAGATGTGAGTTCAGCTACAGTATCTAATGTCTGAATATGAATAAGCCATCTATTGAGCTACTATGATTTTTACTCTCATTCAGATTGCagtacaattaaaaattgcttaGAACTTAAcaataacttaaaaaattcattttaagtCGATTTAGTATGAAACaaagtaatttttaaacaGAGTTACAAAGTCATAGAACAGAAATTAGACAAAGAACATTAAGTTTTAGAAAGAACGTGAAACTAATGATACTTCTTAAGATAGGTTCAAATAAACATTAGTTTATAAAtcagaaatactaaaatcttTCTTCTAGTAAAGTAACTTGTAGCAATGTTTGTAAAGTAAGAATCATACCTATATCattactgttgttgccgttggcgCTCGTGAGGTTTTGTGTCGATGTCCAAGTGCGAGAAGATGGCCTAATAACAAAAGTTTAGTTTAGTCCTTAGGCATTGTCAAGGCTTTAGAAGTTTCTGCTTACCTTGAGCTTTGGGCATCGGAGAGATTCGGCGAGGAGGCGGCCACCTCGTCGCCCCCTCGACGAGCGCCATGTTCTTTGTAATCACGAAAACATCGCTTACATCTGGTGGGATAACGTGTCTGGGGATGAAAGCCGAGCGGGCAGAGCTGATCGCCTTTCAGCGATGGGTACAGATGATGCATCTGTATCTATATAAATTGtcagcttttctttttctgtaagaacacaacaacaaaacacctCAGTGAATTGAATACACATTTTACACAATTTAGCTATTTTTGTTAATGGGATTGATCGATAGATCCGATGTTACTTCCACTAGGCAATGCACCTTCAACTTGCAGGGTATTCAACTATATTTAAACAACGAAGTGGAATTTTTGGCATTGATCCAAGTAAGCAGAAGAATGTTGTACATAAAATGTAgaacattttgtggcaaagAGATCTTTCGGtctcaattttatttgctattcCG comes from the Drosophila sulfurigaster albostrigata strain 15112-1811.04 chromosome 2L, ASM2355843v2, whole genome shotgun sequence genome and includes:
- the LOC133845443 gene encoding myosin-1 isoform X3: MHHLYPSLKGDQLCPLGFHPQTRYPTRCKRCFRDYKEHGARRGGDEVAASSPNLSDAQSSRPSSRTWTSTQNLTSANGNNSNDIVVHFNVELKKRPQSWASTPDIDEAVENSASSSSLVAKRPSSVALGSRPVDDHNVAVTLKLPVPPRRHTTALDINEVEQTLTQGRVTSSPSKTSSIPDELVILSTDSLAERVRKMNLLKKQRSLNSRENSRERSVPRRDEDTEPPPPPDRPERSKSGTSLNQQTELKRASLPPKKVASTTAASSVSTTSSTAAASVTPKPAVSNPLPTLSETKVTASSSSSSSSSTRRKETEINNSNSNHNSSSSSINSSKELKRQTLPAATSPSIGATAAATLKDQMATLRIELEAMKTRAERAEREKSDILLRRLASMDTASNRTAASEALILQQKLNDMKEQLDRVSEDKRKLNQRMKELEHKESQSELKRKLQAAEQICEELMEENQSAKKEIINLQAEMDEVQDTFRDEEVKAKTNLQKDLEKATKNCRILSFKLKKSERKIETLEQERQSTFNAELTAKVKKLEEELRFSSELTRKLQTEAEELRNPGKKKAPMLGVLGKSTSADAKITRESLTRGGSQEDPQHLQRELQDSIERETDLKDQLKFAEEEAELMRKKVTRFEDENESLMMQLKKMATRSRTRRLSPAPHAHRLAPEVHADRDEGISDEDDPAELRILLELNEQEASILRLKVEDLEKENAESKKYVRELQSKLRQDNGSKGSLLSLGGSSSSAAEKKLKSLNEELAVLRKNLQEKEQSAETMRAQLSKLTSLETENDKLTKENKRLQMQTLRKSSSVEKNVEAELPKLKDALALAQRERDELTARVKRMQLEADGKLPTRTPKRVNDLTPKSHLKKWVEELEDEISEMRVLVGSCGANQLKTLQTNKESLEEELQKCKQKLALAEGDVQRLKQLNGSSSKTKELEQKLKGSDDEVKKLMARLKDHEEKLKKQEAQLKQSETSKSSLESQHKREKEKVSSLEKDSEKQAKEREKLESKITQLDSELLSAKKAAEKTKTSLEKDIKELKAKSSKSDSKQVQELKKQLEETQTTLSGEQKRYEDLNNHWEKLSEETILMRAQLTTEKQSLQSELNSAMYKLSEMDTIRIERTDMARKLNESQKKIHELELKALKAGNNNSSEHERSMLKNKLAEKEHEYERLRRENEMNIDLVFQLRKDNDDLNSKLSDFNRIEQAQSSLNGHGARREAEIKELKTQLQASELQLKSEVASTRLRYEQQVKNLSGELTSMQRQCERFKKDRDAFKQMLEVAQKKIGDLKANNTGRQSRSSMHSSDDDDKSKIAYLEQQIGHLEDQLVESRLESSKVKTELVSERSANEIKISEMQSKLNEFEEERVIGSGSTKLPGMKTKLELSWQKEREDQQRLLQETSTLARDLRQTLFEVERERDKERLESKRKLDQTKRSTEEEMEEGRKKIAELQCDLLELRDVHAKLRTSNEKLRRERERYEKELIKRRMEQDGGERKVGALLQTVDELVKIAPDLKIVGGASGARNASSSYGDQHTLRPEQANVRRSRSPSPTLSSSQITSVLARLAEASEELRKFQRLTEDEQERSRMRRGNLRRAASQENDHHGSTSSVASAAGSQRGGRISRNSSNGSLIRKSLSLDHSIQRDQNIWRQDDGSVSSMQSIDSELGGLVRDSSLDSRLDSRLSGGSTQSDLPRGPRKKKKSLMGKLRSLTKSSRNSESEISIQGSDSDLSVASDMRSSKKDLRNRLSGMFKRSGSNSRSESIERVGSEQRPVAVTVVGHPDGPQPREPPPANSLTPKPIRSIPKPPAGTPTTPTTRRRLAK
- the LOC133845443 gene encoding myosin-11 isoform X1 → MHHLYPSLKGDQLCPLGFHPQTRYPTRCKRCFRDYKEHGARRGGDEVAASSPNLSDAQSSRPSSRTWTSTQNLTSANGNNSNDIVVHFNVELKKRPQSWASTPDIDEAVENSASSSSLVAKRPSSVALGSRPVDDHNVAVTLKLPVPPRRHTTALDINEVEQTLTQGRVTSSPSKTSSIPDELVILSTDSLAERVRKMNLLKKQRSLNSRENSRERSVPRRDEDTEPPPPPDRPERSKSGTSLNQQTELKRASLPPKKVASTTAASSVSTTSSTAAASVTPKPAVSNPLPTLSETKVTASSSSSSSSSTRRKETEINNSNSNHNSSSSSINSSKELKRQTLPAATSPSIGATAAATLKDQMATLRIELEAMKTRAERAEREKSDILLRRLASMDTASNRTAASEALILQQKLNDMKEQLDRVSEDKRKLNQRMKELEHKESQSELKRKLQAAEQICEELMEENQSAKKEIINLQAEMDEVQDTFRDEEVKAKTNLQKDLEKATKNCRILSFKLKKSERKIETLEQERQSTFNAELTAKVKKLEEELRFSSELTRKLQTEAEELRNPGKKKAPMLGVLGKSTSADAKITRESLTRGGSQEDPQHLQRELQDSIERETDLKDQLKFAEEELKRLRSKASRQRSQLNRGTQTGDMLAIPMAFPRATQTVVIAQADASSNTPILPATIELGTQTLAVDCSEIATQTHLELNTRRVSVERESSPFMSLFTPTTSTRAAQHANSLLFPSAISHVLLAGASAARRLSPAPHAHRLAPEVHADRDEGISDEDDPAELRILLELNEQEASILRLKVEDLEKENAESKKYVRELQSKLRQDNGSKGSLLSLGGSSSSAAEKKLKSLNEELAVLRKNLQEKEQSAETMRAQLSKLTSLETENDKLTKENKRLQMQTLRKSSSVEKNVEAELPKLKDALALAQRERDELTARVKRMQLEADGKLPTRTPKRVNDLTPKSHLKKWVEELEDEISEMRVLVGSCGANQLKTLQTNKESLEEELQKCKQKLALAEGDVQRLKQLNGSSSKTKELEQKLKGSDDEVKKLMARLKDHEEKLKKQEAQLKQSETSKSSLESQHKREKEKVSSLEKDSEKQAKEREKLESKITQLDSELLSAKKAAEKTKTSLEKDIKELKAKSSKSDSKQVQELKKQLEETQTTLSGEQKRYEDLNNHWEKLSEETILMRAQLTTEKQSLQSELNSAMYKLSEMDTIRIERTDMARKLNESQKKIHELELKALKAGNNNSSEHERSMLKNKLAEKEHEYERLRRENEMNIDLVFQLRKDNDDLNSKLSDFNRIEQAQSSLNGHGARREAEIKELKTQLQASELQLKSEVASTRLRYEQQVKNLSGELTSMQRQCERFKKDRDAFKQMLEVAQKKIGDLKANNTGRQSRSSMHSSDDDDKSKIAYLEQQIGHLEDQLVESRLESSKVKTELVSERSANEIKISEMQSKLNEFEEERVIGSGSTKLPGMKTKLELSWQKEREDQQRLLQETSTLARDLRQTLFEVERERDKERLESKRKLDQTKRSTEEEMEEGRKKIAELQCDLLELRDVHAKLRTSNEKLRRERERYEKELIKRRMEQDGGERKVGALLQTVDELVKIAPDLKIVGGASGARNASSSYGDQHTLRPEQANVRRSRSPSPTLSSSQITSVLARLAEASEELRKFQRLTEDEQERSRMRRGNLRRAASQENDHHGSTSSVASAAGSQRGGRISRNSSNGSLIRKSLSLDHSIQRDQNIWRQDDGSVSSMQSIDSELGGLVRDSSLDSRLDSRLSGGSTQSDLPRGPRKKKKSLMGKLRSLTKSSRNSESEISIQGSDSDLSVASDMRSSKKDLRNRLSGMFKRSGSNSRSESIERVGSEQRPVAVTVVGHPDGPQPREPPPANSLTPKPIRSIPKPPAGTPTTPTTRRRLAK